A genomic window from Microbacterium sp. H1-D42 includes:
- a CDS encoding TetR/AcrR family transcriptional regulator, which produces MAHTPVEERRKALIAATLRVISARGLSSASTRTIVAEAGMSLASFHYAFTSRDELIDVLITEVLAKEEKAIAPAELVGRSLTELLTEGLSGYLAHLRSDPSREQAMLELTQHALRERPELARQQYAEYTRMAVAMLELAATHTGHEWSVPVPVAARLLLTMTDGLTMTWLVDRDDALAEDVVRAAAQAVASLAHPAA; this is translated from the coding sequence ATGGCACACACACCGGTTGAAGAGAGGCGCAAGGCGCTGATCGCCGCGACCCTGCGGGTCATCTCCGCACGGGGCCTGAGCAGCGCGTCCACGCGGACGATCGTCGCCGAGGCCGGCATGTCTCTGGCGAGCTTCCACTACGCGTTCACCTCGCGCGACGAGCTGATCGACGTGCTCATCACCGAGGTGCTGGCGAAGGAGGAGAAGGCGATCGCGCCGGCGGAGCTCGTCGGACGCTCACTGACAGAGCTGCTGACGGAGGGCCTCAGCGGCTACCTGGCGCACCTGCGATCCGATCCCTCCCGCGAACAGGCCATGCTCGAACTCACGCAGCATGCACTGCGCGAGCGCCCCGAGCTGGCCCGCCAGCAGTACGCCGAGTACACCCGGATGGCCGTCGCGATGCTCGAGCTCGCCGCCACGCACACCGGCCACGAGTGGTCGGTGCCGGTGCCGGTCGCCGCCCGCCTGCTGCTCACCATGACCGACGGGTTGACGATGACCTGGCTGGTCGACCGCGACGACGCCCTCGCCGAGGACGTCGTCCGCGCGGCCGCCCAGGCCGTGGCATCCCTCGCCCATCCAGCGGCGTAG
- a CDS encoding dihydrofolate reductase family protein: MRELVYFIAVTLDGFIAGPGDQFDGFVYEGDHVAAIGEKYRGAVPTHLAESVGLATEGGPFDTVLMGWNTYSMGLPDAPSPYRHLRQVVFTRTHAAPAEAEGVEFTDRDPVEVVRELKAEEGGAIWLCGGAALAAQLVDEIDRLALKVHPVLFGSGIPVFGARPYAPERWHPLSTTAFTSGVTLAEYTRLAPKG, encoded by the coding sequence GTGCGAGAACTTGTCTACTTCATCGCTGTCACCCTCGACGGATTCATCGCCGGCCCAGGGGATCAGTTCGATGGATTCGTCTACGAGGGCGACCACGTCGCGGCGATCGGTGAGAAGTACCGCGGCGCGGTGCCCACGCACCTCGCCGAGTCAGTGGGGCTCGCCACCGAAGGAGGCCCGTTCGACACGGTGCTGATGGGCTGGAACACCTACTCGATGGGCCTGCCGGACGCACCGAGCCCGTATCGGCACCTGCGCCAGGTCGTCTTCACGCGCACCCACGCCGCACCGGCCGAAGCGGAGGGTGTCGAGTTCACCGACCGCGACCCGGTCGAGGTGGTGCGCGAGCTCAAGGCGGAGGAGGGCGGTGCGATCTGGCTCTGCGGGGGTGCCGCGCTCGCGGCGCAGCTCGTCGACGAGATCGATCGCCTCGCGCTCAAGGTGCACCCGGTGCTGTTCGGATCCGGCATCCCAGTGTTCGGCGCCCGCCCGTACGCGCCAGAGCGCTGGCATCCGCTCTCGACCACCGCGTTCACGTCCGGTGTGACGCTGGCCGAGTACACACGCCTGGCCCCGAAGGGATAG
- a CDS encoding GH116 family glycosyl-hydrolase, with protein sequence MTRRTRPIPHTAQRAAFPLGGIGTGNVSLGARGELRDWEFENLPDKGRTNPRSFFAIHAAPEGGEAVTRVLEARHTGRHDLDAGYSFDDLAGLPRLDAAELHGEYPIAEIDFTDSALPVEVSLRAFTPLVPLDPDASGIPAAVLRYRVTNPGATAVTVTVVGSMSHTAGRGTPGPDAPWGMRGTQSVRWREDEGIRGLDFDIDLPHDDPGYGTMSLTTTDASTTVKPQWVTSYWPDGGRLFWDDLTADGLLSAEPRLTLEDKPRGLFAERDADAGAVLTEEQMMAKLPRVRTGSLGIVHTLAPGEARDFEFVLSWSFPNRRRGWHGHIVFDDALEDGTPDLRDELDPIVRNHYATLWADAWAAGAHLHRELPALEAASDAFVEALYGGTLDPVLADAIGANVAAVRSTTCFVLESPTPELGEGPVFAAWEGSFDHGGSCEGTCTHVWSYAQTVAWLFPSLERSARRAEFLLETDEAGAQKFRGNRIWGAPRWFIGPAVDGQLGTFLRLHREWRFSGDDDFLRELWPAAARSLEYAIREWDRDGDGLLDGELHNTYDIEFHGIDPLANGFQLAALRAGARMAEHLGEADRAQRWSARADEAADAMERMLWNGEFYRQLIDDVDAHRYQYGDGVLSDQLLGQFHAFLGGLGYLLPEEHVRSALGAIVRHNHRDDLRAHESTQRVYALNDEGGLLLASWPNGGRPALPFVYADEVWTGIEHQVAATLLFAGMPDEALTIERSLRARYDGEHRNPWNEIECGNHYARSLASWALLIAASGAQWDGVSRTLAFDPVDADGAQRFLFTTGTGWGRVDIRPASITLHLDGGDLDLAQLVLRGEVVGRSIRLSAGGTHTVSLP encoded by the coding sequence ATGACGCGGCGCACCCGCCCGATCCCGCACACCGCCCAGCGTGCCGCCTTCCCGCTCGGCGGCATCGGCACCGGCAACGTCTCACTGGGAGCGCGGGGTGAACTGCGCGACTGGGAGTTCGAGAACCTTCCGGACAAGGGGCGCACCAACCCGCGCTCGTTCTTCGCCATCCACGCTGCGCCCGAAGGCGGCGAGGCCGTCACCCGCGTGCTCGAGGCCCGCCACACCGGTCGCCATGACCTGGATGCCGGGTACAGCTTCGACGACCTTGCCGGCCTGCCCAGACTCGATGCCGCAGAGCTGCACGGCGAGTACCCGATCGCCGAGATCGACTTCACCGACAGCGCCCTCCCCGTCGAGGTCTCGCTTCGCGCGTTCACCCCACTCGTGCCGCTGGACCCTGACGCCTCCGGCATTCCGGCCGCGGTGCTGCGGTACCGGGTCACCAACCCCGGCGCCACCGCGGTGACCGTCACCGTCGTCGGCAGCATGAGCCACACCGCCGGACGAGGCACCCCCGGCCCTGACGCACCGTGGGGCATGCGCGGGACGCAGTCCGTGCGCTGGCGTGAGGACGAGGGCATCCGAGGTCTCGACTTCGACATCGATCTGCCGCACGACGATCCGGGCTACGGCACCATGAGCCTCACCACGACGGATGCGTCGACGACGGTCAAGCCGCAGTGGGTGACCAGCTACTGGCCTGACGGCGGACGCCTGTTCTGGGACGACCTCACCGCAGACGGCCTTCTGTCCGCCGAGCCGCGGCTGACGCTCGAGGACAAGCCGCGTGGTCTGTTCGCCGAGCGCGACGCCGACGCGGGTGCCGTGCTCACCGAAGAGCAGATGATGGCGAAGCTGCCCCGCGTGCGCACCGGCTCGCTCGGCATCGTGCACACCCTCGCCCCCGGAGAGGCGCGCGACTTCGAATTCGTGCTGTCGTGGAGCTTCCCGAACCGTCGGCGCGGCTGGCACGGGCACATCGTGTTCGATGACGCTCTGGAGGACGGAACGCCCGACCTGCGCGATGAGCTCGATCCGATCGTGCGCAATCACTACGCCACGCTGTGGGCAGACGCGTGGGCGGCGGGCGCGCACCTGCACCGTGAGCTGCCGGCGCTGGAAGCGGCGTCGGATGCCTTCGTCGAGGCCCTCTACGGCGGCACGCTCGACCCGGTGCTCGCCGATGCGATCGGGGCGAACGTGGCTGCGGTCCGCTCGACCACCTGCTTCGTGCTCGAATCGCCCACGCCCGAACTCGGCGAGGGCCCGGTCTTCGCGGCCTGGGAGGGATCGTTCGATCACGGCGGGTCCTGCGAGGGCACGTGCACGCACGTCTGGTCGTACGCGCAGACGGTGGCCTGGCTGTTCCCGAGCCTCGAGCGCAGCGCGCGTCGCGCAGAGTTCCTGCTCGAGACCGACGAGGCCGGCGCGCAGAAGTTCCGCGGTAACCGCATCTGGGGCGCTCCGCGCTGGTTCATCGGCCCCGCGGTCGACGGGCAGCTCGGCACCTTCCTGCGGCTGCACCGCGAGTGGCGCTTCTCGGGCGACGATGACTTCCTGCGCGAGCTGTGGCCCGCCGCCGCCCGCAGTCTGGAGTACGCGATCCGCGAGTGGGATCGGGACGGCGACGGACTGCTCGACGGCGAGCTGCACAACACCTACGACATCGAGTTCCACGGGATCGACCCGCTCGCGAACGGCTTCCAGCTGGCGGCGCTGCGCGCCGGAGCCCGCATGGCCGAGCACCTCGGCGAGGCCGATCGCGCGCAGCGCTGGTCGGCGCGTGCCGACGAAGCGGCAGACGCGATGGAGCGGATGCTGTGGAACGGCGAGTTCTACCGGCAGCTGATCGACGACGTCGACGCACACCGGTACCAGTACGGCGATGGCGTCCTCTCGGACCAGCTGCTCGGCCAGTTCCACGCCTTCCTCGGCGGCCTCGGCTACCTGCTGCCAGAGGAGCACGTGCGCTCGGCGCTGGGTGCGATCGTGCGCCACAACCACCGCGACGACCTGCGCGCACATGAGAGCACGCAGCGCGTCTACGCGCTGAACGACGAGGGGGGCCTGCTGCTGGCTTCCTGGCCGAACGGCGGCCGGCCCGCGCTGCCTTTCGTCTACGCCGACGAGGTCTGGACCGGCATCGAACACCAGGTCGCGGCGACGCTGCTCTTCGCGGGCATGCCCGACGAGGCGCTGACGATCGAACGCAGCCTGCGGGCACGATACGACGGCGAGCACCGCAATCCGTGGAACGAGATCGAGTGCGGCAACCACTATGCGCGCTCGCTCGCGTCGTGGGCGCTGCTCATCGCCGCCAGCGGCGCGCAGTGGGACGGTGTCAGCCGCACACTCGCGTTCGACCCGGTGGACGCCGATGGCGCCCAGCGCTTCCTCTTCACGACCGGCACCGGCTGGGGTCGCGTCGACATCCGGCCCGCCTCGATCACCCTGCACCTCGACGGCGGTGATCTCGACCTCGCGCAGCTGGTGCTGCGCGGCGAGGTCGTCGGCCGCAGCATCCGACTCTCTGCCGGCGGCACTCACACCGTCAGCCTTCCCTGA
- a CDS encoding fucose isomerase: MAYTLPTSAQRPASAPKTAYLITSGDLRESANTAGWPTQVELEAGVTGVLEGLGWSVIRPFGVDPATGHGFISSQRMGMEVFTKIPTDAPLVVAIANWQYSHHVLAGLRTHEGPILTVANFAGDWPGLVGLLGLNAGLTKMGKSYATTWSVDFTDEWFTDGIREWTETGAIVHDDSHVRPLPALPDSPEKQLGEALAAQLRADKAIIGVFDEGCMGMYNAIFDDELLNHTGIYKERLSQSALYAEMLEVAEAEADAAYDWLIDHGMTFQYGEDAETELTREQVQWQMKMYIAALRIADDFGLDAVGIQYQQGLKDLVPASDLAEGILNTTERPPVLSRDGSRVLHEGRAFPHFNEADEGVAVDALVTDRVWRAMGLVPDNTLHDVRWGEDHDGEFVWVYEISGSVPASHLGGWDKAEGWRQGHVFFPAGGATINGVSKPGEVVLSRVFIADGVLQADIFRASVVELPEAETQRRKDATNPEWPIAHVVLHGQSRDQFMARHKANHAQLVYAPDAETADKALIAKAAMFAGMGIQVNLVGDVRA; this comes from the coding sequence ATGGCCTACACCCTGCCGACATCGGCCCAGCGCCCGGCATCCGCCCCGAAGACCGCCTACCTGATCACCTCGGGCGACCTTCGAGAGTCGGCCAACACCGCAGGCTGGCCCACCCAGGTCGAGCTCGAGGCCGGCGTGACCGGCGTGCTCGAGGGGCTCGGCTGGAGCGTCATCCGCCCGTTCGGCGTCGACCCGGCTACCGGCCACGGATTCATCTCAAGCCAACGCATGGGCATGGAGGTCTTCACGAAGATCCCCACAGACGCGCCGCTGGTCGTCGCGATCGCCAACTGGCAGTACTCGCACCACGTGCTCGCAGGCCTGCGCACCCACGAGGGCCCGATCCTCACCGTCGCCAACTTCGCCGGCGACTGGCCTGGCCTCGTCGGACTGCTCGGTCTGAACGCGGGACTCACCAAGATGGGCAAGTCGTACGCCACCACGTGGTCGGTCGACTTCACCGACGAGTGGTTCACCGACGGCATCCGCGAGTGGACCGAGACCGGAGCCATCGTGCACGACGACTCGCACGTGCGTCCGCTGCCCGCGCTGCCCGACAGCCCGGAGAAGCAGCTCGGTGAGGCGCTCGCCGCGCAGCTGCGCGCCGACAAGGCCATCATCGGCGTCTTCGACGAGGGCTGCATGGGCATGTACAACGCCATCTTCGATGACGAGCTGCTCAACCACACCGGCATCTATAAGGAGCGCCTGTCGCAGTCGGCGCTCTACGCCGAGATGCTCGAGGTCGCCGAGGCCGAGGCCGACGCCGCCTATGACTGGCTGATCGACCACGGCATGACATTCCAGTACGGCGAGGATGCCGAGACCGAGCTCACCCGTGAGCAGGTGCAGTGGCAGATGAAGATGTACATCGCCGCCCTGCGGATCGCCGATGACTTCGGGTTGGATGCTGTCGGCATCCAGTACCAGCAGGGTCTGAAGGACCTCGTGCCGGCATCCGACCTCGCTGAGGGCATCCTGAACACCACCGAGCGTCCGCCGGTGCTCTCGCGCGACGGCTCGCGCGTGCTGCACGAGGGTCGCGCGTTCCCGCACTTCAACGAGGCCGACGAGGGTGTCGCGGTCGACGCGCTGGTCACCGACCGGGTCTGGCGCGCGATGGGCCTCGTGCCAGACAACACGCTGCACGATGTGCGCTGGGGTGAGGACCACGACGGCGAATTCGTCTGGGTGTACGAGATCTCGGGCTCGGTGCCCGCGTCGCACCTCGGCGGCTGGGACAAGGCCGAGGGCTGGCGCCAGGGTCACGTGTTCTTCCCCGCCGGCGGTGCGACGATCAACGGCGTCTCCAAGCCCGGTGAGGTCGTGCTGTCGCGTGTCTTCATCGCCGACGGCGTACTGCAGGCCGATATCTTCCGGGCATCGGTCGTCGAGCTTCCCGAGGCCGAGACGCAGCGCCGCAAGGACGCCACCAACCCCGAGTGGCCGATCGCGCACGTCGTGCTGCACGGGCAGAGCCGTGACCAGTTCATGGCGCGGCACAAGGCCAACCACGCGCAGCTCGTCTACGCCCCCGACGCCGAGACGGCCGACAAGGCCCTGATCGCCAAGGCCGCGATGTTCGCCGGCATGGGCATCCAGGTCAACCTGGTGGGCGACGTCCGCGCCTGA
- a CDS encoding LacI family DNA-binding transcriptional regulator, which yields MATIYDVAELAGVSPATVSRVFNGVGVSATKSAAVRAAAEQLNFTPNRAARTLRRQSSEVIALIIPDIENPYFTEMARGVEDVASEAGYSVVLCNSDAQLDKELTYLRIAIAENMSGIILAAASDSTDLDEILATGRPVVAVDRGVGHDVDGVVMANRDAGRLATEHLLQTYRRVAYIGGPEHIETSSDRAEGWRLAHRAAGADAPLELLRFSSFRVDGGREAMEELLALPEPPDAVVAGNNLIGVGAIQVLTEHALTPPKIGVAVIGGLPFTTLSPSAVTVVRLPARHMGVTAARMLLERIRGDEQPARTIVLRNELQAASARP from the coding sequence GTGGCCACGATCTACGACGTAGCAGAGCTCGCAGGAGTCTCTCCGGCGACCGTGTCGCGCGTGTTCAACGGCGTGGGGGTGTCGGCCACCAAGAGCGCGGCGGTGCGCGCCGCCGCCGAGCAGCTGAACTTCACCCCGAACCGCGCCGCCCGCACCCTGCGCCGGCAGAGCTCCGAGGTGATCGCGCTGATCATCCCCGACATCGAGAACCCCTACTTCACCGAGATGGCCCGCGGTGTGGAGGACGTCGCGAGCGAGGCCGGCTACTCGGTGGTGCTGTGCAATTCCGACGCCCAGCTCGACAAGGAGCTGACGTATCTGCGGATCGCGATCGCCGAGAACATGTCCGGGATCATCCTTGCGGCAGCATCCGACTCCACGGATCTCGACGAGATCCTCGCCACAGGCCGCCCCGTGGTGGCCGTCGACCGCGGGGTCGGCCACGATGTCGACGGGGTCGTGATGGCGAACCGTGATGCCGGGCGCCTCGCGACCGAGCATCTTCTGCAGACGTACCGCCGTGTCGCCTACATCGGCGGGCCGGAGCATATCGAGACCTCGTCCGATCGCGCCGAGGGGTGGCGGCTCGCGCACCGCGCTGCAGGTGCGGATGCGCCGCTGGAGCTGTTGCGGTTCTCGTCGTTCCGCGTCGATGGCGGTCGAGAGGCCATGGAAGAGCTGCTGGCCCTGCCCGAACCGCCCGATGCCGTGGTGGCCGGCAACAACCTCATCGGAGTCGGCGCGATCCAGGTGCTCACCGAGCACGCACTGACCCCGCCGAAGATCGGCGTCGCCGTGATCGGCGGACTGCCGTTCACCACGCTGTCGCCGAGCGCGGTGACGGTCGTGCGGCTACCCGCGCGGCACATGGGTGTGACGGCAGCGCGGATGCTGCTTGAGCGCATCCGCGGCGATGAGCAGCCGGCGCGCACGATCGTGCTGCGCAACGAACTGCAGGCGGCGTCAGCGCGGCCCTGA
- a CDS encoding family 1 glycosylhydrolase yields MPLHNRPSAEALGRSLPAGFVIGTATAAAQIEGATQVGRRTPSVWDAFSAEPGRVQDGSTTAVTADHFHRHVEDVRLMSELGADAYRFSLGWTRLQPNGRGPLDPEGVAFYDRLLDELHESGITPFVTISHWDLPVEYEQGWLDRDTAHRLGEFAALVGERFGDRVDSWITINEPATVTLNGYALGLHAPGHSLLFDALPTVHHQLLSHGLAVQALRAAGVRGQVGITNVHTPVVAASGSPEDAMMAALFDVVHNRVFADPVLLGHYPQVPDELAPMFGAFAEVPAEDLAVISQPLDFYGLNYYMPTRIAAGAGSAESPDGTSEAMTELPFRLEPFDEFPTTGFGWPISPEFFGTALAEVQERYGDVLPPVYITENGASFADEIDAETGIVEDDERIGYLAGHLEAAITATAPGGVAEGIDLRGLFVWSLMDNWEWATGFTQRFGLLRVDFETLERTPKASFNWLQSALRARDEV; encoded by the coding sequence ATGCCCCTTCACAACCGACCCAGCGCCGAGGCGCTCGGCCGAAGCCTACCCGCTGGTTTCGTGATCGGCACAGCCACCGCGGCCGCGCAGATCGAGGGAGCAACCCAGGTCGGCCGCCGCACGCCGAGCGTATGGGACGCGTTCAGCGCCGAACCGGGCCGCGTGCAGGACGGCTCCACGACCGCCGTCACCGCCGACCACTTCCACCGTCACGTCGAGGACGTGCGGTTGATGAGCGAGCTCGGCGCCGACGCCTACCGCTTCTCGCTCGGCTGGACGCGTCTGCAGCCGAACGGCCGCGGCCCGCTCGACCCCGAGGGCGTCGCGTTCTACGACCGCCTGCTCGATGAGCTGCACGAATCCGGCATCACTCCGTTCGTCACCATCTCGCACTGGGACCTGCCCGTCGAATACGAGCAGGGCTGGCTCGACCGCGACACCGCGCACCGCCTCGGCGAATTCGCGGCCCTCGTCGGCGAGCGCTTCGGCGACCGCGTCGACTCGTGGATCACCATCAACGAACCCGCCACCGTGACGCTGAACGGCTACGCGCTCGGGCTGCACGCCCCCGGTCACTCGCTGCTGTTCGATGCTCTGCCGACCGTGCATCACCAACTGCTCAGTCACGGGCTGGCCGTGCAGGCGCTGCGGGCCGCCGGCGTGCGCGGCCAGGTGGGCATCACGAACGTGCACACCCCGGTCGTCGCCGCGAGCGGCAGCCCCGAGGATGCCATGATGGCCGCCCTCTTCGATGTCGTGCACAACCGCGTCTTCGCCGATCCCGTGCTGCTCGGCCACTACCCGCAGGTGCCAGACGAGCTGGCGCCCATGTTCGGCGCGTTCGCCGAGGTGCCGGCCGAAGACCTCGCGGTCATCTCGCAGCCGCTGGACTTCTACGGCCTCAACTACTACATGCCCACCCGGATCGCCGCCGGCGCCGGGTCGGCCGAGAGCCCAGACGGCACCAGCGAGGCGATGACCGAGCTGCCGTTCCGCCTGGAGCCGTTCGACGAATTCCCGACCACCGGGTTCGGCTGGCCGATCTCGCCGGAGTTCTTCGGCACCGCGCTCGCCGAGGTGCAGGAGCGCTACGGCGACGTGCTGCCCCCTGTCTACATCACCGAGAACGGCGCGAGCTTCGCCGACGAGATCGATGCCGAGACTGGCATCGTCGAGGACGATGAGCGCATCGGCTACCTCGCGGGACACCTCGAGGCCGCGATCACCGCCACGGCACCCGGCGGTGTCGCAGAGGGAATCGATCTGCGTGGGCTGTTCGTGTGGTCGCTGATGGACAACTGGGAGTGGGCGACGGGATTCACGCAGCGCTTCGGCCTGCTTCGGGTCGACTTCGAGACCCTGGAGCGCACGCCGAAGGCGTCGTTCAACTGGCTGCAGAGCGCGCTGCGCGCCCGCGACGAGGTCTGA
- a CDS encoding TetR/AcrR family transcriptional regulator yields MAKNDARRIELADAGITVLAREGSRGLTHRAVDAEAGVPTGTTSNYFRSREQLITGLFERIWQRLAPTPEDLAIRASAQPSRELFADYVRDIVRRLTTNREVTLALYELRLEAARRPELAASLGERQRAGLDADVAFNENAGLPGGRAEIALFHYAIEGLVFDRLTSSIDPDTPTDDVVDALVDGLLPR; encoded by the coding sequence ATGGCGAAGAACGACGCTCGACGCATTGAGCTCGCGGATGCGGGGATCACCGTCCTGGCTCGAGAGGGCTCGCGGGGACTCACGCATCGCGCGGTCGACGCCGAGGCGGGGGTGCCCACCGGCACGACATCGAACTACTTCCGCAGCCGCGAGCAGCTCATCACCGGGCTATTCGAGCGGATCTGGCAGCGCCTGGCTCCGACGCCGGAGGATCTCGCGATACGGGCATCCGCACAGCCGAGCCGCGAGCTGTTCGCAGACTACGTGCGCGACATCGTGCGGCGACTGACGACGAACCGCGAGGTCACGCTCGCGCTGTACGAGCTGCGGCTCGAGGCAGCGCGCCGACCTGAACTCGCCGCGTCCCTCGGCGAGCGGCAGCGCGCCGGCCTCGACGCCGACGTGGCGTTCAACGAGAACGCCGGACTCCCCGGCGGGCGAGCGGAGATCGCCCTGTTCCACTACGCGATCGAGGGCCTCGTCTTCGACAGGCTCACGTCATCGATCGATCCGGACACCCCGACCGACGACGTCGTCGACGCGCTGGTCGACGGCCTGCTCCCCCGCTGA
- a CDS encoding FGGY family carbohydrate kinase, protein MRCTLGVDIGTSSSKGVLVAEDGSILASATRAHAVDRPHTGWVEMDAHIWWDEFVAITRELSAAVSDAEITAVGVSGMGPCVLLADDDDEPVRPAILYGVDTRATEQIACLTDELGEDEITRIGGSTLTSQAAGAKIAWVADEEPDAWARAKRLFMPASWLARKLTGAYVLDHQSASQTSPLYDIENEHWHDPWWQRYAAPIAQPQLTWAGNIAGAVTQAASDLTGIPEGTPVITGTIDAWSEAVSVGAHEVGDLMLMYGTTMFLIATGEQTLRTPSMWTTAGAFAGTRNLAGGLSTSGALTAWLKDLTDADYPQLLAEAAESGPGARGLVMLPYFAGERTPIQDPDARGVIAGLTLSHGRGDLYRAALEATALGVRHNVETMRAAGADIRRIVAVGGGTQGRLWLQIVSDATGLVQEVPATTIGASYGAAFLAASAVADSASGAVRPQIGDWNPVADTITPDPAAKPVYDALFDRYLRLYDGTRDVVHELADTQRKERS, encoded by the coding sequence ATGCGCTGCACCCTTGGGGTGGATATCGGAACGTCGAGCAGCAAGGGCGTGCTCGTCGCCGAAGACGGGTCGATCCTCGCTTCGGCGACGCGCGCACACGCCGTCGACCGACCCCACACGGGGTGGGTCGAGATGGACGCGCACATCTGGTGGGACGAGTTCGTCGCGATCACGCGTGAGCTGTCTGCCGCGGTGTCGGATGCTGAGATCACTGCCGTCGGCGTGAGCGGCATGGGCCCGTGCGTCCTGCTCGCAGACGACGACGACGAGCCCGTGCGCCCCGCCATTCTCTACGGGGTCGACACCCGAGCCACCGAGCAGATCGCCTGCCTCACCGACGAGCTCGGCGAGGACGAGATCACCCGCATCGGCGGCTCCACCCTCACCTCGCAGGCCGCCGGCGCGAAGATCGCCTGGGTCGCGGACGAGGAGCCGGACGCCTGGGCCCGAGCGAAGCGCCTGTTCATGCCCGCATCCTGGCTGGCACGCAAGCTCACGGGGGCGTACGTGCTCGACCACCAGTCGGCCAGCCAGACCTCGCCGCTGTACGACATCGAGAACGAGCACTGGCACGACCCGTGGTGGCAGCGCTATGCGGCCCCCATCGCCCAGCCGCAGCTGACCTGGGCCGGCAATATCGCTGGAGCGGTCACGCAGGCAGCATCCGACCTCACCGGCATCCCCGAGGGCACGCCCGTCATCACCGGCACCATCGACGCATGGTCGGAGGCGGTCAGTGTCGGCGCGCACGAAGTGGGCGACCTCATGCTGATGTACGGCACCACGATGTTCCTGATCGCGACCGGCGAGCAGACGCTGCGCACCCCCTCGATGTGGACCACTGCCGGAGCCTTCGCCGGCACCCGCAACCTCGCCGGTGGGCTGTCGACCTCAGGGGCGCTGACCGCGTGGCTCAAGGACCTGACCGACGCCGACTACCCGCAGCTGCTCGCCGAAGCGGCCGAGTCCGGCCCCGGCGCGCGCGGACTCGTCATGCTGCCGTACTTCGCGGGGGAGCGCACCCCGATCCAGGACCCGGATGCCCGCGGCGTCATCGCCGGGCTCACACTGAGCCACGGGCGCGGAGACCTCTACCGGGCAGCCCTCGAGGCCACAGCGCTCGGCGTGCGCCACAACGTCGAGACCATGCGGGCGGCCGGCGCCGACATCCGCCGCATCGTCGCCGTCGGCGGCGGCACGCAGGGGCGGCTCTGGCTGCAGATCGTGTCGGATGCCACCGGCCTCGTCCAAGAGGTGCCGGCCACCACGATCGGCGCCAGCTACGGAGCGGCCTTCCTGGCAGCATCCGCCGTCGCCGACAGCGCATCCGGTGCTGTGCGGCCGCAGATCGGCGACTGGAACCCCGTCGCCGACACCATCACGCCCGATCCGGCCGCGAAGCCCGTCTACGACGCCCTCTTCGACCGCTACCTGCGGCTCTACGACGGCACGCGCGACGTCGTGCACGAACTCGCCGACACGCAGCGCAAGGAGCGATCATGA